A genomic region of Thermodesulfobium narugense DSM 14796 contains the following coding sequences:
- the atpH gene encoding ATP synthase F1 subunit delta encodes MSSNYVLAKRYARAFLSILKENKRNLQDVVDETKTLMKSFRETGLDKVILNPVLDISTKKELIEPLKNKISSDIFSFLEFLVDKNRFSLLPFILQSLEETLNEESGRIVANLEVAIPLTDELKSNFIEYFKKKFNAKAVDIVEVVNEKIIGGFRAKVGDYLIDASIKGSLDKAKRLLLAN; translated from the coding sequence ATGAGCAGCAACTATGTTTTAGCCAAAAGATATGCAAGGGCTTTTTTGTCTATTCTCAAGGAAAACAAGAGAAACCTGCAAGACGTTGTTGACGAAACAAAAACCCTTATGAAGAGCTTTAGAGAAACTGGACTTGACAAAGTGATCTTAAATCCTGTTCTTGATATTAGTACTAAGAAGGAACTGATTGAGCCTTTAAAAAACAAGATTTCAAGTGATATTTTTTCTTTTTTAGAATTTCTTGTTGATAAAAATAGATTTTCTTTGTTGCCTTTTATTTTGCAATCGTTAGAAGAGACTTTAAACGAAGAAAGTGGTAGGATTGTCGCCAATCTTGAAGTGGCTATTCCATTAACTGACGAATTAAAATCAAATTTTATAGAATACTTTAAGAAAAAATTTAATGCTAAAGCTGTAGATATTGTTGAAGTCGTTAACGAAAAGATTATTGGTGGCTTTAGAGCAAAAGTTGGAGACTATCTTATTGATGCAAGTATTAAGGGGTCCTTGGATAAAGCCAAGAGACTTCTTTTAGCTAATTGA
- the atpE gene encoding ATP synthase F0 subunit C: MDAVSINLGLAQLGAGVAIGFAAAGGGAGMGILGGYFLTALARQPELLGPLRTYMILVLVFIEAQVLYGFVVSMILLFAAPKH, from the coding sequence ATGGATGCAGTAAGTATAAACCTTGGATTAGCTCAATTGGGCGCAGGTGTAGCTATTGGATTTGCCGCTGCTGGTGGTGGTGCAGGAATGGGTATTTTAGGCGGATATTTTTTGACCGCTCTTGCAAGACAACCAGAGCTTCTTGGTCCACTACGTACTTATATGATTTTGGTACTAGTCTTTATTGAAGCTCAGGTTTTATATGGCTTTGTTGTATCTATGATCCTTTTGTTTGCAGCTCCTAAGCACTAG
- the atpC gene encoding ATP synthase F1 subunit epsilon, producing the protein MKLLILTPEGVVVDEEVTFVSAMGEEGSLGIMPRHAPLVTTLKVDVIEFVKENSDREVVAAIGGILEVKDNKVTVLSDAAELAVDIDELRAKEAEKRARARLTMKTEEVDVKRAEAALARALARLKAIELLNRRSGSRKRGA; encoded by the coding sequence ATGAAATTGTTAATATTAACCCCTGAAGGTGTTGTAGTCGATGAAGAAGTAACATTTGTTTCAGCAATGGGAGAAGAAGGATCACTTGGTATTATGCCAAGACATGCACCGCTTGTTACTACTTTGAAGGTAGATGTGATAGAATTTGTTAAGGAGAACTCTGATAGGGAGGTAGTAGCTGCTATCGGAGGAATTCTCGAAGTTAAAGATAATAAGGTAACAGTTCTCTCTGATGCCGCAGAACTTGCTGTAGATATAGACGAGTTGAGGGCTAAAGAAGCCGAAAAGAGAGCTAGGGCAAGATTGACTATGAAAACAGAAGAGGTAGATGTAAAGAGGGCAGAAGCTGCTCTTGCAAGGGCACTTGCAAGGCTTAAGGCGATTGAACTGTTGAATAGAAGAAGTGGAAGTAGGAAAAGAGGTGCGTAA
- the atpA gene encoding F0F1 ATP synthase subunit alpha translates to MKIRAEEITDVIKKQLSNIKAEPESALVGTIISVGDGVARIWGLKDAMMSELLEFPNDVYGIVFNLEEDSVGAIILGDDSKLNEGDTVKSTGRVISVPVGPELVGRVVDALGRPLDGKGPINAKKYRVIERVAPGVITRQSVNQPVQTGIKAIDGMIPIGRGQRELVIGDRQTGKTAICVDTILNQKDQDMICIYVAIGQKASTVATIIKTLEDNGAMDYTIVVVANASDAAALQYIAPFSGCAMGEEFMEQGKDALIIYDDLSKHAWAYRQVSLLLRRPPGREAYPGDVFYLHSRLLERAAKLNKNYGGGSLTALPIIETQAGDVTAYIPTNVISITDGQIYLEPELFYAGVRPAVNVGLSVSRVGGSAQTKAMKQVAGRLRLELAQYRELAAFAQFASDLDPATKQVLTRGEKLVELLKQPQYMTFSLWKEVCSIFSGVRGFLDDINTEDIQRFEKELLSYIEAHNQDIIEAITKEKAISKETEEKLEKAIKEFKALFVGGK, encoded by the coding sequence TTGAAGATAAGGGCTGAAGAAATTACTGATGTAATAAAAAAGCAATTATCTAATATAAAAGCTGAACCAGAGTCTGCACTGGTTGGCACAATTATATCTGTTGGTGACGGAGTAGCAAGGATTTGGGGTTTGAAAGATGCTATGATGTCAGAGCTCTTAGAATTCCCAAATGACGTTTATGGAATTGTGTTTAACCTAGAAGAAGATTCTGTGGGTGCAATTATTTTGGGTGATGACTCAAAACTAAATGAAGGTGATACAGTTAAATCAACTGGAAGGGTTATATCAGTCCCTGTCGGTCCAGAGTTGGTGGGTAGAGTAGTGGATGCTTTAGGAAGGCCTCTTGATGGTAAAGGACCTATCAATGCAAAGAAGTACAGGGTGATAGAAAGAGTTGCTCCAGGCGTAATTACCAGACAATCTGTAAATCAACCTGTACAAACAGGTATTAAAGCTATAGATGGTATGATCCCTATTGGTAGAGGCCAAAGAGAGCTTGTAATTGGCGACAGACAAACTGGTAAAACAGCTATTTGTGTTGATACGATCCTTAATCAAAAAGATCAAGATATGATATGTATTTATGTAGCAATAGGTCAAAAGGCATCAACCGTTGCAACTATTATTAAGACGTTAGAAGACAATGGTGCGATGGATTATACAATTGTTGTAGTGGCTAATGCTTCTGATGCTGCTGCTCTTCAATATATTGCACCGTTTAGCGGTTGCGCAATGGGCGAAGAATTTATGGAGCAGGGTAAAGACGCTTTGATAATTTACGATGATCTTTCTAAACATGCTTGGGCATATAGGCAGGTTTCACTACTTTTGAGAAGACCGCCTGGTCGTGAGGCATATCCGGGAGACGTCTTTTATTTACATTCCAGACTTCTTGAAAGGGCAGCAAAGCTCAACAAGAATTACGGAGGTGGTAGCTTAACTGCTCTACCAATTATTGAAACGCAAGCTGGTGACGTTACTGCTTATATTCCAACTAATGTTATCTCTATTACCGATGGTCAAATATATCTTGAGCCAGAGCTTTTCTATGCTGGTGTCAGGCCTGCTGTAAACGTAGGTCTTTCTGTTTCTCGTGTAGGTGGTTCGGCGCAAACAAAGGCTATGAAACAAGTAGCAGGCAGATTAAGGCTTGAATTAGCACAATATCGTGAATTGGCTGCATTTGCTCAGTTTGCTTCTGATCTTGATCCAGCTACAAAACAAGTTTTGACCCGAGGCGAAAAACTTGTTGAACTCTTAAAACAGCCTCAATATATGACCTTTTCTCTTTGGAAAGAAGTATGTTCTATATTCTCGGGAGTTCGTGGATTCCTGGACGATATAAATACCGAAGACATTCAAAGGTTTGAAAAAGAACTTCTATCTTATATTGAAGCTCACAACCAGGATATAATTGAGGCAATAACAAAAGAAAAGGCTATTTCAAAAGAAACTGAAGAAAAGCTTGAGAAAGCAATTAAGGAATTCAAAGCTCTCTTCGTAGGCGGTAAATAA
- a CDS encoding lactate utilization protein, which translates to MDPNLKWHGEVFGKRAVEALKKNNFNADFFNTREDLINKLLEIIPEKDVIGVGGSTTVQSLGILDILSKRGNIILDHNRPGLSPEEVLSLRRKQLTCDTFIAGSNAITLDGKLVNTDGVGNRVASMIFGPKQVIIIAGTNKIVKDEEEARKRIRTIAAPLNNKRLNRPNPCTVTGECMDCQGPTRICNITTILKKRPTLTPFSVFIINEHLGF; encoded by the coding sequence ATGGATCCAAATCTGAAGTGGCACGGTGAAGTTTTTGGTAAAAGAGCCGTAGAAGCTTTGAAAAAAAACAACTTTAACGCTGATTTCTTTAACACCAGAGAAGATTTAATAAACAAACTTTTAGAAATTATTCCAGAAAAGGACGTTATTGGAGTTGGAGGCTCAACAACCGTACAAAGCCTTGGAATACTGGATATCTTGTCAAAAAGAGGTAATATTATTTTAGATCACAATAGACCTGGCCTGTCACCAGAAGAAGTTCTAAGCTTAAGAAGAAAGCAGTTAACCTGCGATACATTTATAGCAGGTTCAAACGCCATAACACTTGATGGAAAGCTCGTCAATACTGATGGAGTTGGAAATAGAGTTGCCTCTATGATATTTGGACCAAAACAGGTAATAATAATAGCTGGAACTAATAAAATAGTAAAGGATGAGGAAGAAGCAAGAAAAAGAATCAGGACAATAGCAGCACCACTAAACAACAAAAGGCTAAATAGACCAAACCCATGTACTGTAACAGGTGAATGTATGGATTGTCAGGGACCAACCAGGATATGCAACATTACAACTATATTAAAAAAGAGGCCGACTCTTACTCCATTTAGCGTTTTTATAATTAACGAGCATTTAGGTTTCTGA
- the atpD gene encoding F0F1 ATP synthase subunit beta yields MANVGKVVQILGTVVDIEFEPGKIPALLNALKIEGKNQYGQEFNITLEVMQQLGDNRVRAIAMSSTDGLVRGTEVIDTGAPIMIPVGNETLGRIFNVLGNTVDDGPKVEAKNFSPLHKAPPSLRDINPVPQQLETGIKVIDLLVPFPRGGKIGLFGGAGVGKTVILMELIRNIAAEHGGKSVFAGVGERTREGNDLYHEMKASGVIDKTVMVFGQMNELPGARMRVGLTGLTMAEYFRDVDKADVLLFIDNIFRFVQAASEVSTLLGRLPSAVGYQPTLGTDVGSLQERIVTTKDGSITSVQAVYVPADDLTDPAPATTFAHLDGTVVLSRPLAELGIYPAVDPLDSTSRILDPRVVGEEHYLVARGVQKVLQKYKDLQDIIAILGMEELSEDDKLTVARARKIQRFLSQPFFVAEAFTGMNGKYVKREDTIKGFKEILDGNCDELPEQAFYMVGTIEEAREKAASMQASQAS; encoded by the coding sequence TTGGCGAACGTTGGTAAGGTTGTACAAATTTTAGGTACTGTTGTGGATATAGAATTTGAACCTGGCAAAATACCTGCACTTTTGAACGCTCTTAAAATAGAGGGGAAAAATCAATATGGGCAGGAATTCAACATTACTTTAGAAGTTATGCAACAATTAGGTGATAATCGAGTAAGGGCTATTGCAATGTCTTCTACTGACGGTTTGGTTAGAGGAACTGAAGTGATTGATACTGGTGCTCCAATTATGATTCCTGTAGGTAACGAAACCCTTGGTAGAATTTTTAACGTTTTGGGCAATACAGTTGACGATGGTCCAAAGGTTGAAGCAAAAAATTTTTCGCCTTTGCACAAGGCTCCCCCAAGTCTCAGAGATATTAACCCTGTTCCTCAGCAGTTGGAAACAGGCATCAAAGTCATAGATCTTTTGGTTCCATTTCCAAGAGGCGGGAAAATAGGCTTGTTTGGTGGTGCGGGTGTAGGCAAAACAGTTATCTTGATGGAGTTAATAAGGAACATTGCAGCAGAGCACGGCGGAAAGTCAGTATTTGCAGGCGTTGGAGAGAGAACTCGTGAAGGCAATGATCTTTATCACGAGATGAAGGCATCTGGCGTTATCGACAAGACCGTTATGGTTTTTGGTCAGATGAATGAGCTGCCTGGTGCTCGTATGAGAGTTGGTTTGACAGGTCTTACTATGGCAGAGTACTTTAGGGATGTTGATAAGGCCGATGTGTTATTGTTTATAGACAATATATTTAGATTTGTTCAGGCAGCTTCTGAGGTCTCTACGCTTCTTGGGAGGCTCCCGTCTGCAGTAGGTTATCAGCCTACTTTGGGTACAGACGTTGGAAGCTTGCAAGAACGTATTGTAACCACAAAAGATGGTTCTATTACTTCTGTACAAGCTGTTTACGTCCCTGCTGACGACTTGACTGACCCAGCACCTGCAACAACATTTGCTCACCTTGATGGTACTGTTGTTTTGTCAAGACCTCTTGCAGAGCTCGGCATTTATCCTGCTGTAGACCCGCTTGACTCAACGTCTCGTATACTTGATCCAAGAGTTGTAGGTGAGGAACATTATTTAGTAGCTCGTGGAGTCCAAAAAGTTTTGCAAAAATATAAAGATCTCCAGGATATCATTGCCATTCTTGGAATGGAAGAACTTTCTGAAGACGATAAATTGACTGTTGCCAGGGCTAGAAAGATTCAAAGATTTTTGTCTCAACCATTCTTCGTTGCAGAAGCCTTTACAGGAATGAATGGTAAATATGTAAAGCGTGAAGATACCATTAAAGGTTTCAAAGAAATCCTTGATGGCAATTGTGATGAATTACCCGAACAGGCTTTTTATATGGTTGGAACAATTGAAGAAGCTCGTGAGAAGGCAGCGTCTATGCAAGCATCACAAGCTAGTTAG
- the atpF gene encoding F0F1 ATP synthase subunit B: protein MMNFEFGLEFWTIVSFLIFFFLFAKFVVPPINNALKEREKAIAGAIEQARKEREEAEKLLQESKKELEETRARSSKIVEEARAYAEEVKKDIIQKAKEEAQKIVDSAAKDLDRAKAEVIAELKVEVVNLTISLTEKLLEKELDKNAQTKFVTEYLQKIGKN from the coding sequence ATGATGAATTTTGAATTTGGACTAGAGTTCTGGACTATTGTCTCCTTTTTGATATTCTTCTTTTTGTTTGCAAAATTTGTTGTTCCACCAATAAACAATGCACTTAAAGAAAGAGAAAAGGCTATTGCGGGTGCAATAGAACAGGCTCGAAAAGAAAGGGAAGAGGCAGAAAAACTCTTGCAGGAATCAAAGAAAGAGCTAGAAGAAACAAGGGCTCGTTCTTCAAAGATTGTAGAAGAAGCAAGAGCTTATGCTGAAGAAGTAAAAAAAGATATTATTCAAAAAGCTAAAGAAGAGGCACAAAAGATAGTTGACAGTGCTGCCAAAGATCTTGACAGGGCTAAGGCAGAGGTTATAGCAGAACTGAAAGTTGAAGTTGTTAATCTTACTATTTCTCTTACAGAGAAGCTCCTTGAGAAAGAATTGGATAAAAATGCGCAGACGAAGTTTGTAACAGAATATTTGCAAAAGATAGGTAAGAATTAA
- the atpG gene encoding ATP synthase F1 subunit gamma, which yields MRPNDVKRKIKAVQNIQKITKAMKSVAAVKARKAEERVKKVKDYSREMFELTKRLSTEIAGFKHPLLEKREVKTVGILVVTSDRGLCGSFNANILKETLKLYQKYKSEGKEVRLFAVGRKAKQFLERRFPVVIASFTKLPQPPTQAEASLIASEITKYFSDGTIDALKVLYYNYKSMAKYTIVEEEVLPLIHVQEKSEPKATYIFEPEEDVVASYLLERGLMAEILRVILETAASEQAARMQAMSQASENAQDLIKQLTLAFNKARQAIITRELSEIVGTTTALGS from the coding sequence ATGCGTCCTAATGATGTAAAACGAAAGATAAAGGCTGTTCAAAATATTCAAAAGATAACTAAGGCAATGAAATCTGTAGCTGCGGTTAAAGCAAGGAAAGCTGAAGAAAGGGTTAAAAAGGTCAAAGATTATTCAAGAGAAATGTTTGAGCTAACCAAAAGGCTCTCGACTGAAATTGCTGGTTTCAAACATCCGCTTTTAGAAAAAAGAGAGGTAAAGACGGTAGGCATTCTGGTTGTGACTTCTGACAGAGGACTTTGTGGCTCTTTTAATGCAAACATTCTTAAGGAAACTCTTAAGCTCTATCAAAAGTACAAATCTGAAGGCAAAGAGGTTAGACTTTTTGCTGTAGGGAGAAAAGCAAAGCAGTTTCTTGAACGAAGATTCCCAGTAGTGATTGCTAGCTTTACAAAATTACCTCAACCCCCCACTCAAGCAGAAGCCTCTTTAATAGCCTCAGAAATTACAAAGTATTTTTCTGATGGCACTATAGATGCCTTAAAAGTCCTTTACTATAACTACAAATCTATGGCTAAATACACAATTGTTGAAGAAGAAGTGCTACCCTTAATTCACGTACAGGAAAAGTCTGAGCCTAAAGCGACTTATATTTTTGAACCTGAAGAAGATGTGGTAGCTTCATATTTGTTAGAAAGAGGTTTGATGGCAGAAATATTAAGAGTGATTCTTGAGACTGCGGCTTCCGAACAAGCTGCAAGGATGCAAGCTATGTCTCAAGCTTCAGAGAATGCACAAGATCTAATTAAACAACTTACACTTGCTTTCAATAAAGCGCGTCAAGCGATAATTACCCGCGAGCTGAGTGAGATTGTAGGAACCACTACAGCTCTCGGTTCTTAG
- a CDS encoding AtpZ/AtpI family protein, with product MNHIKKNKKEQNLPLYVVQLGFNVLGTTLGGLLLGWFLQEKLGCGLPGFLFGLLLGVFSGLWIILKQILNQK from the coding sequence GTGAATCATATAAAAAAGAATAAAAAAGAACAAAATTTACCCCTATATGTTGTTCAGTTAGGTTTTAACGTTTTAGGTACTACGCTAGGAGGGTTGTTATTAGGGTGGTTTTTACAGGAAAAATTAGGTTGTGGATTGCCAGGTTTTTTGTTTGGACTTTTATTAGGCGTTTTTTCTGGTTTATGGATAATATTAAAACAAATTTTAAATCAAAAATGA
- the atpB gene encoding F0F1 ATP synthase subunit A, translated as MHIAEEFMLHKIIPINIAGFDLSITQAVLWMWIASVIMMLYLIYCSRNMTVIPSNRLVTLFEVLVDFVKKDLVESFMHGKDVERFFPLIASIFFFIFASNFIGIIPGTYTPTANINTTAILAIFVFILYNVLGVFRNGVIGYLKSIVVPGLPAPLIPVVFVIEIFSHLARPLSLSVRLFANMTAGHIIIGVFIYLCLMATGAFVGGFILGALPFLASIGMYFLEVFVKFLQAVIFAVLTAMYIAGAVAPEH; from the coding sequence TTGCATATCGCTGAAGAATTCATGTTACACAAAATCATACCTATAAATATTGCCGGGTTTGATCTTAGCATTACTCAGGCAGTTTTGTGGATGTGGATAGCTTCTGTAATTATGATGCTTTATTTGATTTATTGTAGTAGAAATATGACTGTAATACCTTCTAATAGACTTGTTACCTTATTTGAAGTTCTTGTAGACTTTGTTAAAAAAGATCTGGTTGAAAGTTTTATGCACGGAAAAGACGTTGAAAGATTTTTTCCACTTATTGCTTCAATATTTTTCTTTATCTTTGCATCGAATTTTATAGGAATTATTCCGGGCACTTATACGCCTACAGCCAACATTAATACAACCGCTATACTTGCAATATTTGTGTTTATACTCTATAACGTTCTAGGAGTTTTCAGAAATGGCGTGATTGGATATTTAAAAAGTATAGTTGTACCGGGTCTTCCTGCTCCATTAATTCCTGTAGTTTTTGTCATAGAAATATTTAGCCATCTTGCTCGTCCACTCTCATTATCTGTTAGGTTGTTTGCAAACATGACGGCAGGACACATTATTATTGGGGTGTTCATTTATCTTTGTTTAATGGCAACAGGCGCTTTTGTTGGAGGTTTTATTCTTGGTGCTTTACCCTTTTTAGCATCTATTGGAATGTACTTTTTGGAGGTATTTGTCAAATTTTTGCAAGCAGTAATCTTTGCCGTTTTGACAGCTATGTACATAGCTGGTGCTGTTGCTCCTGAACATTAG